Proteins encoded by one window of Halichondria panicea chromosome 8, odHalPani1.1, whole genome shotgun sequence:
- the LOC135339898 gene encoding TNF receptor-associated factor 4-like: MSAGQFSSLSLNEGGYDYKFIEEPADSLKCLICLLVVREPQQHGRCGKLFCKVCIDKHKTLSNDCPHCRRPLLQLGLSTVFHDLKSEQEVKSLLVRCPKACDWNGELRSLEDHIQKVCENIFVPCPNGCNNGKTKLRRNNIDYHLLHKCPNRPHSCTICQIEMEFRNAKNHELNECPKRQYTCPHCREAGVYNERTTAHLEVCPKVEITCKQCSLQISRCDESDHPLVCRNEPVRCTYFSIGCGEKPLRKDLGTHEEDTQLHLSLATKEILRLRNRLSNNTLTFRLKNIEDKKHFSPAIFTSASGYKLGTRVNTNGRGDGKGTHVSVYAYLMKGDNDDSLSWPFPGTVTVELLNQLEDKNHHKLTLTIPADNVASQRVVDGERAPTGYGWHKFISHADLAHKPLTNCQYLKDDTLIFRLSAEAPDYKPWLE; the protein is encoded by the exons ATGTCTGCTGGTCAGTTTTCTAGCCTATCACTCAATGAAGGAGGTTATGACTACAAGTTCATAGAAGAACCTGCAGACTCTCTCAAGTGTCTCATCTGCCTGCTAGTAGTTAGGGAGCCACAACAACATGGCCGCTGTGGGAAGCTATTCTGTAAAGTGTGTATTGACAAGCACAAGACCCTCAGCAATGACTGTCCACACTGTAGAAGACCACTCTTGCAATTGGGGCTATCCACTGTTTTCCACGACCTTAAAA GTGAGCAAGAGGTGAAGTCACTCTTGGTTCGATGTCCAAAAGCCTGTGACTGGAACGGAGAGCTTCGATCACTAGAAGACCACATACAGAAAGTCTGTGAGAACATTTTCGTTCCTTGCCCAAATGGTTGTAACAATGGCAAAACAAAACTTAGACGAAACAACATCGATTATCATCTACTCCATAAATGCCCAAATCGACCACATTCATGCACAATATGTCAGATTGAAATGGAGTTCAGGAATGCGAAAAACCATGAACTAAACGAGTGCCCCAAGAGACAGTACACATGCCCACACTGCAGGGAAGCTGGTGTGTATAATGAGAGAACTACTGCACATCTGGAAGTCTGTCCTAAAGTAGAGATAACATGCAAACAATGCTCACTACAAATCTCTCGGTGTGACGAATCTGACCATCCATTGGTCTGCCGGAATGAACCAGTACGCTGTACGTACTTTAGTATTGGCTGTGGAGAGAAACCTCTTAGAAAGGATTTAGGTACACACGAGGAAGATACTCAGCTTCATCTTTCACTAGCAACTAAAGAGATCTTGAGACTACGAAACAGACTCTCAAATAATACACTAACATTCAGATTGAAAAATATTGAAGATAAAAAACATTTTAGCCCCGCCATTTTTACCTCCGCTTCAGGGTATAAACTTGGTACTCGTGTTAATACCAATGGCCGTGGTGATGGTAAGGGCACTCATGTTTCAGTGTATGCTTATCTCATGAAGGGAGACAATGATGACTCCCTGTCCTGGCCGTTCCCTGGGACAGTCACAGTCGAGCTACTCAACCAACTGGAGGACAAGAACCATCACAAACTCACACTCACAATCCCAGCAGACAATGTGGCCAGTCAGAGAGTGGTGGATGGTGAGAGAGCACCAACAGGATATGGCTGGCATAAGTTCATCTCCCACGCTGACCTCGCTCACAAGCCTCTCACAAACTGTCAGTACCTCAAAGACGACACTCTAATATTCCGACTATCTGCAGAAGCTCCTGACTACAAGCCATGGCTAGAGTAG
- the LOC135339897 gene encoding TNF receptor-associated factor 4-like, with protein MFGQFSSLSLNEGGYDYKFIEEPADSLKCLICLLVVREPQQHGGCGKLFCKSCINKHKTFRNDCPHCRRPLLQLGQSTIFHDLKSEQEVKSLLVRCPKACDWKGELRSLEDHIQKVCENTSVLCPNGCNNGKRMRRKNVHFHMLYKCPNRPHSCTKCQNVMELRNAISHELNECPKRQYTCPHCNEAGVYDERTTTHLEVCPNVKVKCSKCSQQFLRSNESRHPLVCPNEPVRCKYYNIGCGEKPLRKDIRAHEENAQLHLSLATEEVLKLKNEKKTLTFKMKTFEANKYDSNAITSPSFHTSGEGYKMCIKVYSNGIGAGEGTHVSVYACLMKGDNDDSLSWPFTGTITIEILNQLEDKNHLKETLVFTAENLASQKVVDDERGQGWGYYQFISHADLAQKPLTNCQYLKDDTLIFRVSAEAPDYKPWLECTHCV; from the exons ATGTTTGGCCAGTTTTCCAGCCTATCACTGAATGAGGGAGGTTATGACTACAAGTTCATAGAAGAACCTGCAGACTCTCTCAAGTGTCTCATCTGTCTGCTAGTAGTTAGGGAGCCACAACAACATGGCGGCTGTGGGAAGCTATTCTGTAAGAGCTGTATTAACAAGCACAAGACCTTCAGAAATGACTGTCCACACTGTAGAAGACCACTCTTACAATTGGGGCAATCTACCATTTTCCATGACCTTAAAA GTGAGCAAGAGGTGAAGTCACTCTTGGTTCGATGTCCAAAAGCCTGTGACTGGAAGGGAGAGCTTCGATCACTAGAAGACCACATACAGAAAGTCTGTGAGAACACTTCAGTTCTTTGCCCAAATGGTTGTAACAATGGCAAAAGAATGAGACGAAAGAATGTTCATTTTCACATGCTTTATAAATGCCCAAATCGACCCCATTCATGTACAAAATGTCAGAATGTGATGGAATTGAGGAATGCCATAAGCCATGAACTAAACGAGTGCCCCAAGAGACAGTACACATGCCCACACTGCAATGAAGCTGGTGTGTATGATGAGAGAACTACTACACATCTAGAAGTCTGTCCTAACGTAAAGGTCAAGTGTTCAAAATGCTCACAACAATTCCTTCGTTCTAATGAATCACGTCATCCATTGGTCTGCCCAAATGAACCAGTACGTTGCAAGTACTACAACATTGGTTGTGGGGAGAAGCCTCTAAGAAAAGATATAAGGGCACACGAGGAAAACGCTCAGCTTCACCTTTCACTAGCAACTGAAGAGGTCTTGAAGTTAAAGAACGAGAAAAAAACACTAACATTCAAAATGAAAACATTTGAAGCCAATAAATATGATAGTAACGCTATTACTAGCCCCTCTTTCCACACCTCAGGAGAAGGTTACAAGATGTGTATCAAAGTGTATTCTAATGGTATTGGTGCTGGCGAGGGCACTCATGTTTCAGTTTATGCTTGTTTAATGAAGGGAGACAATGATGACTCCCTGTCCTGGCCATTCACTGGGACAATCACAATCGAGATACTCAATCAACTAGAAGACAAGAACCATCTCAAGGAGACACTCGTATTCACAGCAGAAAATTTGGCCAGTCAGAAAGTGGTGGATGATGAGAGAGGGCAAGGATGGGGCTACTATCAGTTCATCTCTCACGCTGACCTCGCTCAAAAGCCTCTTACAAACTGTCAGTACCTCAAAGACGACACTCTAATATTTCGAGTATCTGCAGAAGCTCCTGACTACAAGCCATGGCTGGAGTGTACTCACTGTGTGTAG